The Phragmites australis chromosome 1, lpPhrAust1.1, whole genome shotgun sequence genomic interval CATTATTAACACGGAAGATCCACTAAAAATTAACCAATAAACGGTGTGACTTCATCACTTACACTAAAACCTACTAAAAATTAATCTATATATTAATAATCATATTATATCATAGTGCTGTTACATTGTGATTCTCCTTCCGACCCAGAATACCCTAATTTCCACGGCGGTCCGTTTCCCCAAATAACCTCCCAAAAACGAAACGAAAACGCCCTTTCCGTTCCACTGAGGCACTGACCGCCGCTTCATTTCAAACAAGGCAAAACCCCAGCCTCCCAAAACCGCAAGATCCGCGGCGACCatgcggcgcggcggcggcggcggacgccgGCTCCCCAAGTCCTCCCTTGCGCCCTCCGCCGCGGCCGAGGGCACCCCGTCGCTGGAGCCCAGCGTCATCCGCCCGCGCAACCTCGACCTCGCCTTCTCCCGCCGCGATTCCGACGTCGCCAGCCTCTGCAGCAGCCGGCCCCCTTCCTCCATCGGCGTGGGCACGACCGCCAGCGCCCCCAACTTCTCCGACCGAGCCACGCAGGCCGCCGCACTCCGCGTCGTCAACGCCTTCCTCGACCCCGCCGTCACCCTCCGTCCGCCCCTCCCCGCCGCCCGCGACATCCTGGCCGCtctccgccacctcctcgaACGCCTCCACTTCCCCGTCTCGGAGAAGGAGGCCGGGTTCGAGGACGACCTCCTCTATGTCCTCCGCATGCTCGGCTGTCCCTACAAGCTCACCCGCTCCGCTCTCAAGGCCCCCGGAACCCCGCACTCCTGGCCGCCACTCCTCTCCGTCCTCCACTGGCTTACCCTCCTCGCCAGCGTCTCAGATGATGTGGCTTCTTCCCCCTCTGCCTCCGCCTTCAATGATCTCATGCTCTACACCACCCAAGGATACTCTTATTTCATCTCGGGTGATGACGACGCCGTCGCCTCCCTGGACGACGAGTATGTCTCCAAAGCCCGCGAGCATGCTGAGGCGGCTGTTGAAGCCTTCCGTGCTCTGGAAAAGGAGGCTCAGGAACTGGAGGCGAAGGCGATTAAGCTCACCTCGGGCCCTTCGCGGCGGGAGGCACTGGAGGCGGAGAAGGAGACCTTCACTGCGGACATTCACAAGTTTGAGGCAGTGGTGAAGACCTGGAGCGCTAAGATGGACGAGAAGGGGGATGCACTGCTGGATTTGGAGAAGGAGCTGGAGGCGAAGGTGATGGACGGGCGGCGCATTGCGGCTGAAAATCAGGACCTATTGAAGAAAGTGGAGGCGCAGGCGGTGAATGTGAGGGATGCTGATAGGATGCACAGGGAGATGCAAGTGGTGGAGCGTGACATTGCCAAAGCGGAGAGTGGGAAGGCGGCACTGGAGGACAAGGGTTGGGAGCTTGAAGCTGCGCTGGTTACGAAGCTTGAGGAGCTTGAGGGGCTTGCCGAGCAGTGCAACCAGGCCCTCAAAAGGTATGAATGTGCTGCTAGATCTCCTATAATTTCTTCATTCTTTGAATTTGTTCATCTCCATTCTTCTAGAACCAATGAATAAGTCGTGAATGATTTAAGCACCTGGGAACGCATGCTAACCATATCGTTCTCATTTTACCTGCagatcaatttttttcaaaaaaacttTTCATTGGGATGCTGAAAGCTCTATATTTAACCATTTGAATCTGTTCAATACTATTAAGCTCTATAGTTCAAATTCTAGTTCAAAATATCTTAGCTCACAATTTCTAGTGTTTTTGGAGAATCAGATTGCTCTGTTTAGGTCTCTAGGTCTTACTTGTGGCCGTTGCAATTTCTCATATTATTGTCAACAACTCAAATCTGTTTTGTTTCCTACTTGTGCTCATCGCAGTTTACAATGGAACACTTTTGCTGCTGGCATGCCATTTATGCTTGACTAAGGGATCCGTTTCTTATCCTTAATTTATATTGTATTAGTCAAATTTCATTAGCAGTTGAAAAAGGTGTTTGAATGCTTACTTTTTCATAAATTATTGTTGAGGTTCAATTAGCTAAGATTTACTGGGCTACTATCTGTTCCATGTCAGGAATTCTAATGAATGTAAGATAGATTAGCTTGTCCTCATATAGCTATTGGGGATGATCTGTTTTGCTGTTTTCCGGATCATAATGAATGGAAGATAAATCAGCACAATGGAGCtgttatggatttttttttcatttttagaccattttaaaataaaattttattaatagacgtattttaaaaaaatatactgTTTGGCCACGCCATGGACCTTGGTGTGGCAGCTCATTGAGCCACACCACGGACCACGCCATGGACCTTGGTGTGGCAGTTCATTGAGCCACACCACGGGCCATGGCATGGTCCAACTGGTCTATTTTTGAAACTAAGTTAGGTGAGGGTctattaataaattttttattagaaaaggTCTAGAACATAAAAAAATCGTTACGGGATCATAAAgacctttaaaaaaaattgttgtcaaagaaattcaatacacaTTGTAAAAGTAATATAGTACATATTGACATGCTCTGGTATTTTTCCAAAACAACTCAAGTGTAAGGTTCTTAATTAATTGAATCATGTGGACCGTACATAAACATTATTATAGGACAGTTTGGCTGGATATAGACATTTGGGACTATGTGCTAAACTGCGAATCCTGTGATTTTTGACTCTGGAACTTATTGAGTCAGTCGATAATGTGGTAAATTATtatgttttttcaaaaaaatcggGAAGCAATTAATGTTCTGGGTAAAATTTGGGGACTTTTGTATAACCAGCCGAAATCATGTGACTAGTTGTGGTCATCGTGGTAGCTAAAATATAAAAGCAAGAGATGTgaaacatctttttttttactgtgGTTTTTGTTGTTTCTATTTGCTTTATAGTCTCCATCTGGTAGTCAGTTTATATTATGAACTCATTTTTACACTTCTGGGCCACTTTTCAGATTGAAACCTGATATTGATTTCCAGTACATGCTAAATGCAAAAGGGTCCTCCCCTGCTGAGATACTAGGTCTCAGTTACAAAACAGTGCTGAAACCTGCACTTAAGGCTCACGCTGAGGAGAACAAAAGGGTTTCTGTCTCAAAGCTTGAAGAGTCAGTCGATCTACAGAAGCAGTTACAAGAAATTGTTAAAATCCTGGAGGACAAAAGGAACAATATTTCCAGTCTCCAGGCTAAAACTGATGAGGTTAGTCCATCTTATATGACAAATACTATATTACATTTTAcagcacaaaataaaatatgatcTTAATTCCCCCCTGTCCTTTTTGAGCTGTT includes:
- the LOC133911254 gene encoding kinetochore protein NDC80 homolog translates to MRRGGGGGRRLPKSSLAPSAAAEGTPSLEPSVIRPRNLDLAFSRRDSDVASLCSSRPPSSIGVGTTASAPNFSDRATQAAALRVVNAFLDPAVTLRPPLPAARDILAALRHLLERLHFPVSEKEAGFEDDLLYVLRMLGCPYKLTRSALKAPGTPHSWPPLLSVLHWLTLLASVSDDVASSPSASAFNDLMLYTTQGYSYFISGDDDAVASLDDEYVSKAREHAEAAVEAFRALEKEAQELEAKAIKLTSGPSRREALEAEKETFTADIHKFEAVVKTWSAKMDEKGDALLDLEKELEAKVMDGRRIAAENQDLLKKVEAQAVNVRDADRMHREMQVVERDIAKAESGKAALEDKGWELEAALVTKLEELEGLAEQCNQALKRLKPDIDFQYMLNAKGSSPAEILGLSYKTVLKPALKAHAEENKRVSVSKLEESVDLQKQLQEIVKILEDKRNNISSLQAKTDEMVARLNSLDREIKNDDSRCTADARQMNDEYERKDHLLSTAEKEADDILKNSEKRLQDALRKADEETQMCANELLQLVDSIMEYKEFMETVISQRKKDLSEAADYIASLPSKMSSTCKTSYT